GAAAGTCCGTCGGAGGCGGAGCGGTCGGGCTACGCTCGCGGCACCGACAGCGTCACCGTCGTCGAATCCTCGGTCTCCGAGAACGACAGCGACCCCCGATGGGTGTCCGCGACCGTCTTCGCGACCCACAGCCCCAACCCGCTCCCGTGCGTCAACTGCGTGATGTCGGTCTCGCCGGCGACGACGTCCCGCTCGTGCGCCGGCACCCCGTCGCCGCGGTCGGTGACCGACAGTTCAACCGCGTCGGGGAGGATCCGAACCGACGCCTCCACCGGCGGGTCGCCGTGTTCGGCGGCGTTCTCGAGGAGTTCGTCGAGCGCCGTCCGCAACCCGTCGCTGGCGCGCACCGTCCCGTCGAGATCGTCCGGGGCGTCGAACTCGAACGAGGTCTCCGGGAATCGATCGCGCGCGTGCTCGACGGCCGACTCCAGAACCGCCGCGGGGTCGGTCGGCGTGTACTCCTCGGGGCCTCGATCGCGCTCGCGGGAGATGGTCTTCGCGCCCTCCGCGAGGCTACCGACGGTGTCGGCGCTCCGTTGCAACACCGCCGCCGAGCGGCGGATCTGCGCCTCGTCGGGCACGCCGGCGACGATGTCCGCGTGGCCGGCGAGCACCTGCGCCTCGTTCCGGAGGTTGTGTCGGAGCACGCGGTTCAGAACGGCGGTCCGCCGCCGCTCGCGGGCGAGTTGCTCGGCGCGCACCCGGCGCGCGTCGTAGACGCCGATGATGACGTGCGCCGCCGCGCCGATCGCGAGCAGGTTCCCGACGGTGAACATCGAGGGGGCGATCCCCCCCGAGAGGCGGTTCTGCGCGTACGCGTGCGCGAGCATCACGCCTCCGAGGACGACGACGCCGAGGAGGTTCCAGACGGCGATTCGGGCCGCGTTGCGGTCGCTGAAGCCGCTGTAGTACAGCAGGCCGCCCACGGCGACGAGACCGATAGCGACGAGCGCGCCCACCAGACCGAGCGCGACCGAGAACGCACCGCCGCCGTCCAGCACCGGAAAGAGGTTCGGGACGAGTAACACGAGGCCCGTCACCGACACGACTGCGCTGGCGGCGACGCGGACGGGGGACGGATCGCTCGGCGTGATCGACTCTGGCGGCGAACCGAATCCGATCTGATCGAGAAGAGAGACGATTCGAGTGCGCATAGGTGCGCGCAGACCGGAGAGCCGCTTGAAAGTACTGGCCCGAGTATCGATCCGGAGAATCATCCTCGACGACGCGGGAGTCGTACGACGACGTCGGCGGGCCGACGGTCCGAAGAGTGCGGCCGTCGATTCACCGCGCGCGGCCGAGGACTCGATCCGGAGCGCGGGAGCGTGGTCTAGAACTGGTCGACCGACTGCGGCAGTTCGAGCTTCATTCCCTTGCGCTCGCGGATCTCCATAATCTTCTCGCGCTGGAGGTTATCGGAGAGCACGCGGAAGCCCGCGTTCTCGGTGTTCCACGAGGCGCGGCCCTCGGTCGCCGAGCGGATGTCCGAGGAGAAGCCGATCATCTCTTCGACGGGCGCGATGCCCTCGATGACCATCAGGTCGCCCTCCTGGAACATGTCGTCGACGCGGCCGCGGCGGCCCTGAATCTCGCCGGACGCCGAACCCATATGCTCGGAGGGAACGTCGATGCGGACGTTCTGGATGGGTTCGAGCAGTTTGATGTCGGCGTCGATGAGCGCGCGGTGAACCGCGTCCCGAACTGCAGGAATGACCTGCGCCGGACCGCGGTGGATCGTGTCCTCGTGCAGTTTCGCGTCGTGCAGGCGGAGGAGCGATCCCTGAACGGGCTCGTTGGCCAGCGGACCGTCGTCGAGGGCCTCCTCGAGCCCCTCGATGACGAGTTCCATCGTCTCGTTGAGGTGCTGGATCCCTTTCGTGTCGTCGATGAGGATGTTCGTCCCGTGGATGTGCTCGACTTCCTGGGACGTGTCCTTGTCCATTCCGGCCTCCTGCAGCGCCTCGCGGCGCTCCAGTTCCGGCATATCCATCGAGACCTCGCCGAGCTTGATCGCGTCGACGATGTCATCCGAGAGGGGTTCGACGGTGATGTAGAACTTGTTGTGTCGGTTCGGCGAGACGCCCTCGACCTCGCGGGACTGCTGCTGTGGGGCCTCGCGGAAGACGACGATCGGCTCACCGGTCTGGACCGGGATGCCCTGGTTCTTCTGGATGCGCTGGGTGATGACCTCGAGGTGCAGTTCGCCCTGCCCGCTGATGAGGTGCTCGCCCGTGTCCTCGTTGATCTCGACCCGAATGGTCGGGTCCTCCTTGGCGACCTGCTGGAGCGTCTCGATGAGCTTCGGCAGGTCGTCCATGCTCTTCGCCTCGACGGACTTCGTGATGACCGGCTCGGAGATGTGCTCGATCGACTCGAACGGCGTCATCTCGAGGGAAGAGACCGTAGAGCCGGCGATAGCGTCGCGCAGGCCGGTGACGGCCGCGATGTTCCCCGCCGGAACGCCGCGGTCGAGTTCCTCGCGTTCGCCGCCCATGAAGATCCCGACCGACTGGACGCGGTTCTTGCCCGCCGTACCGGAGACGTACAGCTCCTGGCCCTGCTTGATCGTGCCGCTGAACAGTCGCCCCGTGGCGATTTCGCCGGCGTGGGGGTCCATCGAGATGTCGGTCACCATGAAGACGACCTCGCCGTCGTCGTCGACCTCGCGCATCTGTCGCGCGAGTTCGGACTCGTCGTCGCCGCGCCAGACGCGCGGGATCCGACGGGGCTGGGCGTCGAGCGGGTTGGGGAAGTGCTCGGCGACCATGTCGAGGACGACGTCAGAGAGCGGCGACTGCTCGTGCAGTTCGAGCCGCTCGTCGTTGCGCTCCATCTCGATGATCTCGGGGAAGCCGATGCCGGTCCGAGCCATCGACGGCGCGGAGACGCCCCACTTGTACAGCGCCGAGCCGAACGCGACGGTGCCGTCCTCGACGGAGACGGTCCAGTCGTCGATGTCGTCTCGGTCCTCGGTCATTCCGCGGATGAGCTCGTTGACGTCGCCGATGACGTCCATCAGCCGTTCCTGCATCTCCTCGGGCCCCTCTTGGAGCTCGCTGATGAGGCGGTCGACCTTGTTGATGAACAGCGCGGGCTTGACGCCCTCCCGCAGGGCCTGCCGGACGACCGTCTCGGTCTGCGGCATCGCGCCCTCGACGGCGTCGACGACGACCAGTGCCCCGTCGACGGCGCGCATCGCACGCGTCACGTCGCCACCGAAGTCGACGTGGCCGGGCGTGTCGATGAGGTTGATGAGGTGGTTTTCCTCCTCGTACTCGTGGGTCATCGAGACGTTCGCCGCGTCGATGGTGATCCCGCGTTCCTGTTCGTCCTCCTCTGTGTCCATCATCAGCCGGGTCGCCTCGCCCTCGTCGGCGATCATCCCCGCCCCGGCGAGGAGGTTGTCCGTCAGCGTGGTCTTCCCGTGGTCGACGTGAGCCGCGATGGCGATGTTCCGGATCTGCTCCGGTTTGTCCATCAGTTGCTCACACTCTTGTACGATCTTCTTTCGTCGGCCCATTATACGACCCAGTACCGGTAGGAGGGTCAAAAGGGTAGTGTTTTGCCGGCCTCGAAATCGCCGGTTACGGCCGCCACTGCGCAGGTATGCTTCGGTTTGACACACGGTAAGGACGGGTCGAAAGCCGACGGACGGCGCTGCGGACGCCGGGGCAAGAGTCTTGTCCGATCACCCCTTGAGAGAGATACACATGGACCTTCGAGTACGCGGCGACGTCCCGGCCGACCCGTTTCTCGGCGCGGGCGACCTGTTCGAGACCGAGTACGACCTCGAACTGCCGGTGTACGTCGACGTCCGGACGGACCCCGACGAGCGGACCTGGGCGGCGCACTACGACGACCGCCACGTGCTGAACATCTCGCGGCAGGCGGCGACGAGCGCGATGGCCCGCGAACTTGTCGTTCACGAACTCGCGCATATGGCCCGCAACGAGGAGGGACACGCCTCACACCACCTCAAGACCGAGGAGGCGCTCTTTCTGGCGCTGTCGGGAGAGTCGGTCGAACGCCGGAAAGTCGCCCACTGCTATCAGATCGCGAACCATATGAAGGACATCTACGCCGACGACATCACCCTCTCGGTGATGCCGCCGGCGAAACTGGTCTCCTTTCTCGAATCCGAACTCGCGCGGGCGGTCGCCACGCGGCCGGATCCCGCTCCGTGGCCCGACTCCCGCCGCATCACGGCCGGATCCGATCCCGAGATCACGGCCGTCAACGCCGCCTTCGCGCTCGGCCTCGTCGAGCGCCACGACGTCGTCGGCCGG
This portion of the Halobellus litoreus genome encodes:
- a CDS encoding sensor histidine kinase, coding for MRTRIVSLLDQIGFGSPPESITPSDPSPVRVAASAVVSVTGLVLLVPNLFPVLDGGGAFSVALGLVGALVAIGLVAVGGLLYYSGFSDRNAARIAVWNLLGVVVLGGVMLAHAYAQNRLSGGIAPSMFTVGNLLAIGAAAHVIIGVYDARRVRAEQLARERRRTAVLNRVLRHNLRNEAQVLAGHADIVAGVPDEAQIRRSAAVLQRSADTVGSLAEGAKTISRERDRGPEEYTPTDPAAVLESAVEHARDRFPETSFEFDAPDDLDGTVRASDGLRTALDELLENAAEHGDPPVEASVRILPDAVELSVTDRGDGVPAHERDVVAGETDITQLTHGSGLGLWVAKTVADTHRGSLSFSETEDSTTVTLSVPRA
- a CDS encoding elongation factor EF-2; its protein translation is MGRRKKIVQECEQLMDKPEQIRNIAIAAHVDHGKTTLTDNLLAGAGMIADEGEATRLMMDTEEDEQERGITIDAANVSMTHEYEEENHLINLIDTPGHVDFGGDVTRAMRAVDGALVVVDAVEGAMPQTETVVRQALREGVKPALFINKVDRLISELQEGPEEMQERLMDVIGDVNELIRGMTEDRDDIDDWTVSVEDGTVAFGSALYKWGVSAPSMARTGIGFPEIIEMERNDERLELHEQSPLSDVVLDMVAEHFPNPLDAQPRRIPRVWRGDDESELARQMREVDDDGEVVFMVTDISMDPHAGEIATGRLFSGTIKQGQELYVSGTAGKNRVQSVGIFMGGEREELDRGVPAGNIAAVTGLRDAIAGSTVSSLEMTPFESIEHISEPVITKSVEAKSMDDLPKLIETLQQVAKEDPTIRVEINEDTGEHLISGQGELHLEVITQRIQKNQGIPVQTGEPIVVFREAPQQQSREVEGVSPNRHNKFYITVEPLSDDIVDAIKLGEVSMDMPELERREALQEAGMDKDTSQEVEHIHGTNILIDDTKGIQHLNETMELVIEGLEEALDDGPLANEPVQGSLLRLHDAKLHEDTIHRGPAQVIPAVRDAVHRALIDADIKLLEPIQNVRIDVPSEHMGSASGEIQGRRGRVDDMFQEGDLMVIEGIAPVEEMIGFSSDIRSATEGRASWNTENAGFRVLSDNLQREKIMEIRERKGMKLELPQSVDQF
- a CDS encoding DUF5781 family protein, whose product is MDLRVRGDVPADPFLGAGDLFETEYDLELPVYVDVRTDPDERTWAAHYDDRHVLNISRQAATSAMARELVVHELAHMARNEEGHASHHLKTEEALFLALSGESVERRKVAHCYQIANHMKDIYADDITLSVMPPAKLVSFLESELARAVATRPDPAPWPDSRRITAGSDPEITAVNAAFALGLVERHDVVGRDHRIYDLAHAAADDAPGVDLDAFKRRFRSLGDDPSASDYRKALVDATRAYVVGDSGGGVAAD